From a region of the Paenibacillus sp. FSL R10-2734 genome:
- a CDS encoding YggS family pyridoxal phosphate-dependent enzyme, whose amino-acid sequence MALTLQERIAEVEERVTRACEASGRDRNDVKVIAVTKYVSLEMVSSVLEAGLEHIAESRWQDAEHKWKVLGDQGTWHFIGHLQTNKVKDVIGKFQYIHSLDRISLAQELQKKATAADQEVKVFLQVNISGEDTKFGLSPEAVPGFLREIASFDRVKVIGLMTMAPLEGDPELTRPVFRGLRELRDELNQLALTPEPITELSMGMSNDFEVAIQEGATWVRLGTVLVGH is encoded by the coding sequence TTGGCTTTAACACTGCAGGAGAGAATTGCTGAGGTAGAGGAACGTGTAACACGTGCCTGCGAGGCAAGTGGCCGGGATCGAAATGACGTCAAGGTAATTGCAGTGACGAAATATGTTTCTCTGGAAATGGTGTCCTCCGTGTTGGAGGCAGGCCTAGAGCATATTGCCGAGAGTCGCTGGCAGGATGCTGAGCACAAATGGAAGGTTTTAGGGGACCAAGGGACATGGCATTTTATCGGGCATTTGCAGACCAATAAGGTTAAAGACGTTATTGGAAAGTTTCAATATATACACTCTTTAGACCGGATATCCCTAGCGCAAGAATTACAGAAGAAGGCGACTGCCGCAGATCAAGAAGTGAAAGTCTTTCTTCAAGTAAACATCTCTGGAGAAGATACGAAGTTTGGTCTGTCGCCTGAGGCGGTACCTGGATTTTTACGTGAAATTGCTAGTTTCGACCGTGTAAAAGTAATTGGACTAATGACGATGGCACCTTTAGAAGGTGATCCGGAGCTTACCCGTCCTGTATTTCGCGGACTTCGTGAGCTGCGCGATGAGCTCAATCAACTTGCTTTGACACCTGAGCCGATTACGGAATTATCGATGGGAATGTCGAATGATTTTGAGGTAGCGATACAGGAAGGAGCCACCTGGGTACGCCTGGGTACGGTGTTAGTAGGCCATTAG
- the sepF gene encoding cell division protein SepF: MSVMNRFMSFLGLQEEEEIVEREQISHEEDEYEPAPVETRKNQRGNVVSIHSQKNVKVVLYEPRSYDEAQEIADHLRSHRTVVINLQRVRNDQAMRIIDFLSGTVYALGGGISKIGGNIFMCTPDTVEIQGAITEILGDDPDYNRMR; encoded by the coding sequence ATGAGCGTTATGAACCGATTTATGAGTTTTTTGGGCTTGCAGGAGGAAGAGGAAATTGTGGAGCGGGAGCAGATTTCCCATGAAGAGGATGAGTATGAGCCAGCCCCTGTCGAAACCCGCAAAAATCAAAGGGGCAACGTTGTCAGTATCCATTCGCAAAAGAATGTAAAAGTTGTACTTTATGAGCCACGTTCGTACGATGAGGCTCAGGAAATTGCTGACCATCTCCGTTCGCACCGGACGGTAGTAATCAATCTTCAGCGCGTCCGTAATGATCAAGCGATGAGAATTATTGATTTTTTAAGTGGAACCGTTTATGCCCTTGGTGGAGGAATCTCTAAAATTGGGGGCAATATATTTATGTGCACGCCAGATACCGTTGAAATTCAAGGTGCTATTACGGAAATCCTAGGTGACGATCCAGACTATAACAGAATGAGGTGA
- a CDS encoding YggT family protein, translating to MLFNIYFYMIIFYVLMSWLPNVRDNFIGELLSKLVEPYLTPFRRFIPPLFGTLDISPIVALLVLEFAAGGLKSILHLIF from the coding sequence ATGCTGTTTAATATTTATTTTTACATGATTATTTTCTATGTACTGATGTCTTGGTTACCAAATGTTCGTGATAACTTTATCGGAGAACTGCTAAGTAAGCTTGTTGAGCCGTACTTGACGCCGTTCCGTCGGTTTATTCCGCCACTTTTCGGTACGCTTGATATTTCCCCGATCGTTGCATTACTTGTCTTGGAATTTGCGGCAGGTGGACTCAAATCCATTTTGCACTTAATTTTTTAG
- a CDS encoding YlmH/Sll1252 family protein, translating into MKTEVYGHFHPDERQFVDKAWEWVTHAGEYHETKLTEFLDPRQGFILQTLVNRHPDVIVRWEGGHPEAERKRALVAPDYRDLDHEDMELRVLAITSGEQKFLALEHGDYMGSILGLGVKRGKIGDIHVLDDGCHVVVAADIADYLSMNLTGVHRIQVSTEVLPLSALRNSEVKLEMMDLTVASLRLDGIAADVTRLSRSKILAPIKAGRVRVNWKVEEDPSCGLKDGDMVSIQGFGRFKVLEVGSLTKKGRYRVQVGKFV; encoded by the coding sequence ATGAAGACAGAAGTTTACGGGCATTTTCATCCCGATGAAAGACAATTTGTGGACAAGGCTTGGGAATGGGTTACCCATGCTGGGGAATATCATGAGACGAAACTGACCGAATTTCTAGATCCGCGTCAAGGGTTTATTCTGCAAACTTTAGTTAACCGTCATCCTGATGTTATCGTCAGATGGGAAGGCGGCCATCCAGAGGCAGAGCGGAAGCGAGCACTCGTTGCTCCCGATTATCGTGACCTGGATCATGAGGATATGGAGCTGAGGGTTCTTGCCATAACCTCCGGTGAACAAAAGTTTCTGGCGCTCGAGCATGGGGACTACATGGGTTCTATTCTCGGTCTTGGAGTAAAACGTGGCAAAATCGGTGATATTCATGTTTTGGACGATGGTTGTCATGTAGTAGTAGCTGCAGATATTGCAGATTATTTATCCATGAACTTAACTGGAGTGCACCGGATACAGGTGAGTACGGAGGTATTGCCACTTTCTGCCTTACGTAATAGTGAGGTGAAGCTGGAAATGATGGATTTGACAGTAGCGTCCCTGCGATTGGATGGCATTGCCGCAGATGTAACACGGCTTAGTCGAAGCAAGATTCTTGCTCCCATCAAGGCCGGACGCGTTCGGGTAAACTGGAAAGTGGAGGAAGACCCTTCCTGCGGGCTTAAAGATGGTGACATGGTATCTATTCAAGGATTCGGTCGATTCAAGGTTTTAGAGGTCGGTAGTTTGACGAAAAAAGGCCGATACCGTGTTCAGGTTGGTAAATTTGTGTGA
- a CDS encoding DivIVA domain-containing protein encodes MPLTPLDIHNKEFSRRLRGYDEDEVNEFLDQVIKDYESVIRENKELQNQLLTIQERLDHFVNIEESLSKTILVAQEAADDVKNNSKKESQLIIKEAEKNADRIINEALSKSRKVAIETEELRKQASIYRTRFRTLVEAQLELLSQDDWNALESREASESVTFKDDVLHRI; translated from the coding sequence ATGCCATTAACACCGCTCGATATACATAACAAGGAGTTCTCTCGGAGACTTCGCGGTTATGATGAGGACGAGGTCAACGAATTTTTGGATCAAGTGATCAAGGATTACGAAAGCGTCATCCGTGAGAACAAGGAGCTGCAGAATCAGCTTTTGACCATTCAAGAGCGTCTGGATCATTTTGTGAATATTGAAGAGAGTTTATCGAAGACGATCTTAGTCGCTCAGGAAGCGGCGGATGATGTGAAGAACAACTCCAAGAAGGAATCGCAGCTTATTATCAAGGAAGCGGAAAAGAACGCAGATCGGATTATTAACGAAGCGTTATCCAAATCCCGTAAGGTTGCTATTGAGACTGAAGAATTGCGCAAGCAAGCTTCGATCTATCGCACTCGTTTCCGTACATTGGTGGAAGCTCAGCTCGAGCTGTTGTCACAGGATGACTGGAACGCCTTAGAGAGTCGTGAGGCGAGCGAGAGCGTTACTTTTAAGGATGATGTTCTACATCGTATCTAA
- the ileS gene encoding isoleucine--tRNA ligase, with protein MQKVDVREKARARDVRILKKWSDENTFRKSMENREGRPNYVFYEGPPTANGAPHIGHVLGRVIKDFIGRYQTMKGYRVVRKAGWDTHGLPVELGVQKKLGISGKQEIEEYGVEKFIQECKDSVFGYEKQWREFTEGIGYWTDLDNPYVTLDNTYIESVWNILATVHDKGLLYRGHRVSPYCPSCQTTLSSHEVAQGYKTVKDLSATAKFKLDDSGDYVLAWTTTPWTLPAHMALAMNPDMDYVRVQQEDGVYIVAKNLVEEVMKGEHTVLSTHKGSEFIGKSYTPPFGYIKAEKSNVIVGASFVTDSSGTGIVHMAPAHGEDDYKTCRENGISFVNVVDNSGKYTDVVSDFAGRFVKDCDLDIIKVLSEQGTLYGKEKYEHSYPFCWRCDTPLLYYATDSWFINTTAIKDQLIANNNSVNWYPEHVREGRFGKFLDELVDWNISRNRYWGTPLNVWVCQETGKEFAPHSIEELRAMAIGDVPEDIELHKPYVDNIKLRSPFSEGAEMVRTPEVIDVWFDSGSMPFAQSHYPFENEDKLNDQYPADMICEGIDQTRGWFYSLLAVSTLFKGKAPYKAVIATGHILDENGQKMSKSKGNVIDPWEIMNEYGTDAFRWAILSDSAPWNNKRFSRGLVGETKSKVVDTLVNTHAFLTLYAGIDGYDPTDHPFKVSEHKLDRWILSRLNSLILLVDKGLAVNDFVNTSKAIENFVDELSNWYIRRSRDRFWGSGLGEDKLDAYRTLTHVLLKTAAVMAPFTPMLSEDIFTNLGGGESVHLADYPVADESLIDKELEEDMESARQIVELARNVRNETGIKNRQPLSELIVSMNRDFHLAEYEEIIKDEINIKNIVLETSDSGFVDFTLKLNLKVAGKKYGKNVGFLQGFLKALASDSTRKAVQDGSITIATPEGEELVITSEELLVEKQAKAGFAAASGYGITVALNTEITPELEQEGWVREIIRAVQDYRKRLDLPIEKRIALTLNLDDELKAAVTAFENVLRDNVLVTTVDFGGEHAFETVDVGGKSIGIHIGA; from the coding sequence ATGCAAAAAGTAGATGTCAGAGAAAAAGCGCGGGCAAGAGATGTCCGCATACTGAAGAAATGGAGCGACGAAAATACGTTCCGCAAATCCATGGAGAACCGTGAAGGACGTCCGAACTATGTATTTTACGAAGGTCCTCCTACAGCAAACGGTGCCCCGCATATCGGGCACGTGCTTGGACGCGTAATCAAGGATTTCATCGGTCGTTACCAGACGATGAAAGGCTATCGCGTTGTACGTAAAGCAGGCTGGGATACACACGGCCTGCCAGTAGAACTAGGCGTTCAAAAGAAGCTTGGTATCTCCGGGAAACAAGAGATCGAAGAATATGGCGTAGAGAAATTCATTCAAGAATGTAAAGACAGCGTCTTCGGCTACGAGAAGCAATGGCGCGAGTTTACAGAGGGCATCGGATACTGGACAGATCTAGATAATCCTTACGTTACCTTGGATAACACATATATCGAGAGCGTGTGGAACATCTTGGCTACAGTGCATGACAAAGGGCTGCTCTACCGCGGACACCGTGTTAGCCCATACTGCCCAAGCTGCCAGACTACCCTAAGCTCCCATGAAGTAGCTCAAGGCTACAAAACAGTCAAAGATCTCAGTGCGACTGCAAAATTCAAACTGGATGACAGTGGAGACTACGTATTGGCTTGGACGACTACACCTTGGACACTGCCAGCACATATGGCGCTGGCTATGAACCCAGATATGGATTATGTACGTGTACAACAAGAAGACGGCGTGTACATCGTTGCCAAAAATTTGGTGGAAGAAGTAATGAAAGGCGAGCATACAGTCCTTTCTACGCATAAAGGCTCTGAGTTCATCGGAAAGAGCTATACGCCTCCATTCGGATACATCAAAGCTGAGAAAAGCAATGTCATCGTAGGTGCTTCCTTCGTTACAGATTCCAGTGGTACAGGGATCGTACACATGGCACCAGCGCATGGAGAAGATGACTACAAGACTTGCCGCGAGAATGGCATCAGCTTCGTGAACGTGGTTGATAACTCTGGTAAGTATACGGATGTAGTTTCTGATTTTGCTGGACGCTTCGTGAAAGACTGCGATTTGGATATCATAAAAGTTTTGTCTGAACAAGGAACACTTTACGGCAAAGAAAAATACGAGCACAGCTACCCATTCTGCTGGCGCTGCGATACGCCGCTCTTGTATTACGCAACAGACAGCTGGTTCATCAACACTACCGCCATCAAAGATCAGCTGATTGCTAACAACAACAGTGTGAATTGGTACCCTGAGCATGTACGCGAAGGCCGTTTCGGCAAGTTCTTGGATGAACTGGTGGACTGGAATATCAGCCGTAATCGTTACTGGGGTACACCGCTTAACGTTTGGGTATGTCAAGAAACGGGCAAAGAGTTCGCTCCACACAGCATTGAAGAGCTGAGAGCAATGGCTATCGGCGACGTGCCGGAAGATATCGAATTGCATAAGCCTTATGTAGATAACATCAAGCTGCGCAGTCCTTTTAGCGAAGGTGCAGAAATGGTTCGTACACCAGAAGTTATCGACGTATGGTTCGATAGCGGTTCGATGCCTTTTGCGCAAAGTCATTATCCATTTGAGAACGAGGATAAACTGAATGACCAATATCCAGCCGATATGATCTGTGAAGGAATCGACCAGACCCGTGGATGGTTCTACAGCTTGCTTGCAGTATCTACCTTGTTTAAAGGTAAAGCTCCTTATAAAGCGGTAATCGCTACAGGCCATATTCTCGATGAGAACGGTCAAAAAATGTCTAAATCCAAAGGTAATGTCATTGATCCTTGGGAAATCATGAATGAATACGGAACGGATGCTTTCCGTTGGGCGATTCTGTCCGACAGTGCACCGTGGAACAATAAACGGTTCTCCCGTGGTCTTGTAGGGGAAACCAAATCCAAAGTTGTCGATACACTGGTGAATACGCATGCGTTCTTGACGCTTTATGCAGGCATCGATGGTTACGATCCAACAGATCACCCATTCAAAGTATCGGAGCATAAGCTGGACCGCTGGATTCTGTCCCGTCTGAACAGCTTGATTCTTCTGGTAGATAAAGGGCTTGCGGTGAATGACTTCGTGAATACGTCCAAAGCCATTGAGAACTTTGTAGATGAGCTGAGTAACTGGTATATCCGTCGTTCCCGTGACCGTTTCTGGGGTAGTGGCTTAGGTGAGGATAAGCTGGATGCTTACCGTACACTGACCCATGTACTTTTGAAAACAGCGGCTGTGATGGCTCCATTTACACCGATGTTGTCCGAAGATATCTTCACGAACCTTGGCGGCGGAGAAAGTGTGCATTTAGCAGATTATCCGGTTGCTGATGAGAGCTTGATCGATAAAGAGCTGGAAGAGGATATGGAAAGTGCAAGACAAATCGTTGAGCTGGCACGTAACGTGCGTAACGAAACAGGGATTAAGAATCGTCAACCGCTGTCCGAGCTGATCGTTTCGATGAACCGCGACTTCCACTTGGCTGAGTATGAAGAAATCATCAAAGATGAGATCAACATCAAGAACATCGTGCTAGAGACTAGCGACAGTGGATTTGTTGATTTCACACTCAAGCTGAATCTTAAGGTTGCCGGTAAAAAATACGGTAAAAACGTCGGCTTCCTACAAGGTTTCCTGAAAGCTCTGGCTAGTGACTCTACCCGCAAAGCGGTGCAAGACGGCTCAATCACGATTGCGACGCCAGAGGGAGAAGAGCTGGTGATCACTTCCGAAGAGCTGCTCGTTGAAAAACAAGCCAAAGCAGGCTTCGCCGCAGCTTCCGGATATGGAATTACAGTTGCGCTCAACACCGAAATCACGCCTGAGCTTGAACAAGAAGGCTGGGTTCGTGAGATCATTCGTGCGGTTCAGGATTACCGTAAACGTCTGGATCTGCCGATCGAGAAACGGATCGCACTCACGCTGAACTTAGATGATGAGCTTAAAGCAGCAGTAACAGCATTTGAGAATGTATTGCGCGACAATGTACTTGTGACTACGGTTGATTTTGGCGGAGAGCATGCTTTTGAAACGGTAGATGTCGGTGGTAAATCCATCGGTATCCATATTGGAGCGTAA
- a CDS encoding DUF5665 domain-containing protein: MPLEEKMNTMYRLTFEWAHILEKSRIYQYTELLYSPWTLIWKNILYGAARGVGIALGFTFFAATIIYVLQVLGALNLPIIGDYIADIVRIVQRQLEFK, encoded by the coding sequence ATTCCACTGGAAGAAAAAATGAATACGATGTATCGACTAACCTTTGAATGGGCCCATATCTTAGAAAAATCACGAATTTATCAGTATACGGAGCTGTTATATTCACCTTGGACTCTAATTTGGAAAAATATTTTATATGGAGCGGCTCGTGGAGTAGGGATCGCGCTAGGCTTTACTTTTTTTGCGGCAACGATCATCTATGTTCTTCAGGTTCTTGGAGCCTTGAATCTACCGATCATCGGAGATTATATTGCGGATATTGTACGAATTGTTCAGCGTCAGCTCGAATTCAAATAG